The Arvicanthis niloticus isolate mArvNil1 chromosome 2, mArvNil1.pat.X, whole genome shotgun sequence genome includes a window with the following:
- the Flrt3 gene encoding leucine-rich repeat transmembrane protein FLRT3 codes for MISPAWSLFLIGTRIGLFFQVAPLSAMAKSCPSVCRCDAGFIYCNDRSLTSIPVGIPEDATTLYLQNNQINNVGIPSDLKNLLKVQRIYLYHNSLDEFPTNLPKYVKELHLQENNIRTITYDSLSKIPYLEELHLDDNSVSAVSIEEGAFRDSNYLRLLFLSRNHLSTIPGGLPRTIEELRLDDNRISTISSPSLHGLTSLKRLVLDGNLLNNHGLGDKVFFNLVNLTELSLVRNSLTAAPVNLPGTSLRKLYLQDNHINRVPPNAFSYLRQLYRLDMSNNNLSNLPQGIFDDLDNITQLILRNNPWYCGCKMKWVRDWLQSLPVKVNVRGLMCQAPEKVRGMAIKDLSAELFDCKDSGSVSTIQITTAIPNTAYPAQGQWPAPVTKQPDIKNPKLNKDQRTTSSPSRKTILITVKSVTPDTIHISWRLALPMTALRLSWLKLGHSPAFGSITETIVTGERSEYLVTALEPESPYRVCMVPMETSNLYLFDETPVCIETQTAPLRMYNPTTTLNREQEKEPYKNPNLPLAAIIGGAVALVSIALLALVCWYVHRNGSLFSRNCAYSKGRRRKDDYAEAGTKKDNSILEIRETSFQMLPISNEPISKEEFVIHTIFPPNGMNLYKNNLSESSSNRSYRDSGIPDSDHSHS; via the coding sequence ATGATCAGCCCAGCCTGGAGCCTCTTCCTCATCGGGACTAGAATTGGGCTATTCTTCCAAGTGGCACCTCTGTCAGCTATGGCTAAATCCTGTCCATCTGTGTGTCGTTGTGACGCGGGTTTCATTTACTGTAACGATCGCTCTCTGACATCCATTCCAGTGGGAATTCCAGAGGATGCTACAACACTCTACCTTCAGAACAACCAAATAAACAATGTTGGGATTCCTTCAGATTTGAAGAACTTGCTGAAAGTACAAAGAATATACCTATACCACAACAGTTTAGATGAATTTCCTACCAACCTTCCAAAGTATGTAAAAGAATTACATTTACAGGAGAATAACATAAGAACTATCACGTATGACTCACTTTCGAAAATTCCGTATCTGGAAGAGTTACACTTGGATGATAACTCAGTCTCAGCTGTTAGCATCGAAGAGGGAGCATTTCGAGACAGCAACTATCTGCGGCTGCTTTTTCTGTCCCGTAACCATCTTAGCACAATCCCGGGGGGGTTGCCCAGGACTATTGAGGAATTACGCCTGGATGACAATCGCATATCAACTATCTCTTCCCCGTCACTTCACGGTCTCACAAGCCTGAAACGCTTGGTTTTAGATGGAAACTTGTTGAACAACCACGGCTTGGGTGACAAAGTTTTCTTCAACTTAGTAAACTTAACAGAACTGTCCTTGGTGAGGAATTCTTTGACAGCAGCACCGGTGAACCTTCCTGGTACAAGCCTGAGGAAGCTTTACCTTCAAGACAACCATATCAACCGGGTACCCCCAAATGCTTTTTCTTATTTAAGGCAGCTGTATCGACTCGATATGTCCAATAATAACCTAAGCAATTTACCTCAGGGTATCTTTGATGATTTGGACAATATAACCCAACTGATTCTTCGCAACAATCCTTGGTATTGTGGGTGCAAGATGAAATGGGTAAGAGACTGGTTGCAGTCGCTACCTGTGAAGGTCAACGTGCGTGGGCTCATGTGCCAAGCCCCGGAAAAGGTCCGTGGAATGGCTATCAAGGACCTCAGTGCAGAACTGTTTGATTGTAAAGACAGTGGGAGTGTGAGCACCATTCAGATAACCACTGCAATACCTAACACAGCATATCCTGCTCAAGGACAGTGGCCAGCTCCTGTGACCAAACAACCAGATATTAAAAACCCCAAGCTCAATAAGGATCAGCGAACTACAAGCAGCCCCTCAcggaaaacaattttaattactGTGAAGTCGGTCACCCCTGACACAATCCACATATCCTGGAGACTTGCTCTGCCTATGACTGCTCTGCGACTCAGCTGGCTTAAACTGGGCCATAGCCCAGCCTTTGGATCTATAACAGAAACGATCGTAACAGGAGAACGCAGTGAATACTTGGTCACAGCCCTAGAGCCTGAGTCACCATATAGAGTATGCATGGTTCCCATGGAAACCAGTAACCTTTACCTGTTTGATGAAACGCCTGTTTGTATTGAGACCCAAACTGCCCCTCTTCGAATGTACAACCCCACAACCACCCTCAATcgagagcaagagaaagaaccTTACAAAAATCCAAATTTACCTTTGGCCGCCATCATTGGTGGGGCTGTGGCCCTGGTAAGCATCGCCCTCCTTGCTTTGGTGTGTTGGTATGTGCATAGGAACGGGTCACTGTTCTCACGGAACTGTGCGTACagcaaagggaggaggagaaaggatgaCTATGCAGAAGCCGGTACTAAGAAAGACAACTCCATCCTGGAAATCAGGGAAACTTCTTTCCAGATGCTACCGATAAGCAATGAACCCATCTCCAAGGAGGAGTTTGTAATACACACCATATTTCCTCCAAATGGGATGAATCTGTACAAAAACAACCTCAGTGAGAGCAGTAGTAACCGGAGCTACAGAGACAGTGGGATTCCAGACTCAGACCACTCACACTCATGA